In one window of Episyrphus balteatus chromosome 3, idEpiBalt1.1, whole genome shotgun sequence DNA:
- the LOC129913790 gene encoding ATP-dependent Clp protease ATP-binding subunit clpX-like, mitochondrial, whose translation MASFRLFVSYLHPHVGYSNYRSCRGLLSSVLFSHGQVCTVQSSRNIHLSIRRNSESSTTSGGSGGNKEPPNNNKNILSCPKCGTPCTHVETFISSTRFVKCTKCNHFFVVLSELESKKKYKDGTKNQRKSPPSPKLIMEYLDKHVIGQEYAKKILSVAVYNHYKRIHHNNPLLDINSQTGEQMGRSDLLYMSEVSHSLVGGNPNENLKSNSSQLSGSENLKDNLQDIKLEKSNILMLGPTGSGKTLIAQTIARCLDVPFAICDCTSLTQAGYVGEDIESVISKLLQEANYNVEKAQTGIVFLDEVDKIGAVPGIHQLRDVGGEGVQQGMLKMLEGTVVNVPEKNSPRKLRGDTVQIDTTNILFVASGAYNGLDRLISRRINEKYIGFGSPTTESKGRRAAQSSVSKTIPQKSGDKCLQNVEAKDLVEFGMIPEFVGRFPVIVPFHSLDENLLIRILTEPKNAIIPQYKTLLQLDDVKLTFSLNAIKQIAALALEKQTGARGLRSIMEQLLLDPMFTVPCSDIRGVHITEDYVRGKSYPVYIKQQAKSKDNEDKNARASEQPDAKARITQ comes from the exons ATGGCTTCGTTTCGgttatttgtttcttatttgcATCCTCATGTTGGTTACTCCAATTATAGGTCTTGCAGAG gACTTTTATCTTCGGTGCTTTTTAGTCATGGACAAGTATGTACAGTTCAGTCGTCAAGAAATATTCATTTGTCCATCCGAAGGAACTCGGAAAGTTCAACAACGTCTGGTGGTTCTGGTGGAAACAAGGAGCCAcccaacaataacaaaaatattttgtcctGTCCAAAATGTGGAACCCCTTGCACACATGTTGAGACTTTTATAAGTTCCACACGATTTGTAAAATGTACCAAATGTAATCACTTTTTTGTCGTCTTATCAGAACTTGAAtcgaaaaagaaatataaagatggaacaaaaaatcaaagaaaatctCCTCCATCGCCCAAATTAATAATGGAATATTTAGACAAACATGTAATTGGACAAGAATACGCAAAGAAGATACTATCTGTTGCAGTGTACAATCATTACAAACGTATTCACCATAATAATCCGTTGTTAGATATCAACAGTCAAACAGGAGAACAAATGGGCAGATCAGATCTTCTCTATATGTCTGAAGTTAGTCATTCACTTGTCGGAGGTAATCcaaacgaaaacttaaaatCCAACAGTTCTCAATTGAGTGGATCGGAAAATCTCAAAGACAATTTACAAGATATTAAGCTTGAAAAAAGCAATATACTTATGTTGGGGCCAACAGGTTCTGGAAAAACTCTGATTGCACAGACTATTGCTAGATGCCTTGACGTTCCTTTCGCTATTTGTGATTGTACTTCTCTTACTCAAGCTGGCTATGTAGGAGAGGACATTGAGAGTGTGATATCTAAGCTTCTTCAAGAAGCAAATTACAA TGTTGAAAAGGCACAAACAGGGATAGTGTTCTTAGACGAAGTTGATAAAATAGGAGCAGTACCGGGGATTCATCAGCTTCGTGATGTTGGAGGTGAAGGTGTACAGCAGGGTATGCTGAAAATGTTAGAAGGCACTGTTGTTAATGTTCCTGAAAAAAATTCTCCACGTAAATTGCGAGGGGATACAGTTCAAATAGATACCACAAATATTCTTTTTGTTGCGAGTGGAGCATATAACGGTTTGGATCGATTGATATCGAGAAGAAtaaacgaaaaa tatATAGGCTTTGGATCTCCGACTACTGAAAGTAAAGGAAGGCGAGCTGCACAATCATCAGTGTCGAAAACTATTCCTCAGAAATCAGGTGATAAATGCCTACAAAATGTGGAAGCAAAAGACCTGGTCGAGTTTGGAATGATACCC GAATTCGTTGGTCGTTTTCCCGTGATAGTTCCCTTCCATAGTCTGGATGAAAATCTACTTATACGAATATTAACGGAACCAAAAAATGCAATAATACCGCAATATAAGACTCTCCTTCAACTTGACGATGTAAAGCTGACATTTTCCCTTAATGCGATCAAACAAATTGCAGCTCTGGCCTTAGAAAAACAAACTGGTGCCCGTGGACTCAGATCAATAATG GAGCAATTATTACTTGATCCAATGTTCACCGTTCCATGTTCTGATATCAGAGGTGTTCATATAACGGAAGACTACGTTAGAGGAAAATCTTATCCAGTATATATTAAGCAACAAGCCAAAAGCAAAGATAATGAAGATAAAAACGCGAGGGCAAGTGAACAACCAGATGCAAAAGCTCGTATTACTCAGTaa